A single Actinomadura algeriensis DNA region contains:
- a CDS encoding MCE family protein, whose translation MAGRRKSRLDGRAARRFLAFGIVTTVLTVYLGVRIAGTTFGSGLELRATFDDVSGLREGDPVKVAGTEVGQVTSVEVDKGRAVVGLKVRDSLRLPDDSSAVVRWRDLIGNREVYLETGASPVMLKDGRTLTRTRSAADLGALVNDLAPLLGGIDPGEVNKILQSFAVALDGNQDEIRQMTTNLSSLLRMLSARTGTIEQMLADYRTVTDALAARDRQIAQTVDNLSNLTRAFAQNRAAIGDAAVRLEGLTAGLDEVLGDAAPQVGRLVDGASELMEVAHSRMEDIDQMIKSLPSALQALLTLMDGGKFLRGNALCMNIVYAETCPFPMQLPPPPASGTGRSPAVSPEESKLSPEQQRVLRAMMQILFLGDQGTGQSTGQGGGPEGGRG comes from the coding sequence ATGGCGGGGCGGCGCAAGTCGCGCCTGGACGGGCGCGCGGCGCGCAGGTTCCTCGCGTTCGGCATCGTCACGACCGTGCTGACCGTCTATCTGGGGGTCCGGATCGCCGGGACGACGTTCGGCTCGGGGCTCGAACTGCGGGCGACCTTCGACGACGTCAGCGGCCTGCGGGAGGGCGACCCGGTCAAGGTCGCCGGGACCGAGGTCGGCCAGGTGACGTCGGTGGAGGTGGACAAGGGCCGGGCGGTCGTCGGCCTGAAGGTCCGCGACTCGCTGCGGCTCCCGGACGACTCGTCGGCGGTCGTCCGCTGGCGCGACCTCATCGGCAACCGGGAGGTCTACCTCGAGACCGGGGCCAGCCCGGTGATGCTGAAGGACGGCCGGACGCTGACCCGCACGCGGTCGGCGGCCGACCTCGGCGCGCTCGTCAACGATCTGGCCCCGCTGCTCGGCGGCATCGACCCGGGCGAGGTCAACAAGATCCTCCAGTCGTTCGCGGTCGCGCTCGACGGCAACCAGGACGAGATACGGCAGATGACCACCAATCTGTCGTCGCTCCTCAGAATGCTCAGTGCGCGGACCGGCACCATCGAGCAGATGCTCGCCGACTACCGGACGGTCACCGACGCGCTGGCCGCCCGGGACCGGCAGATCGCGCAGACCGTCGACAACCTGTCGAACCTCACCCGGGCCTTCGCGCAGAACCGCGCCGCGATCGGCGACGCGGCCGTCCGGCTGGAGGGCCTCACCGCGGGGCTCGACGAGGTGCTCGGCGACGCCGCACCGCAGGTCGGACGGCTGGTGGACGGCGCGTCCGAGCTGATGGAGGTCGCGCACAGCCGGATGGAGGACATCGACCAGATGATCAAGAGCCTGCCGTCGGCGCTGCAGGCCCTCCTCACGCTCATGGACGGCGGCAAGTTCCTCCGCGGCAACGCCCTGTGCATGAACATCGTGTACGCCGAGACCTGCCCGTTCCCGATGCAGCTGCCTCCCCCGCCCGCTTCCGGGACGGGCCGGAGCCCGGCGGTGAGCCCCGAGGAATCGAAGCTCTCGCCCGAACAGCAGCGGGTCCTGCGGGCGATGATGCAGATCCTCTTCCTCGGCGACCAGGGCACCGGGCAGAGCACCGGGCAGGGCGGCGGTCCGGAAGGAGGCCGGGGATGA
- a CDS encoding MCE family protein, with protein MNRWKGFFSRSFRDRDPVTIAVVTIPALAAVVLATYAYGSLGVLRGGYTVSGVFAGTGGIREGAEVRLAGVKVGEITGITPDFGRGHVVISWNVDAGVELGPRMHADIRLSNLLGGHFLRLSGPVVEPYLESRPDGGRRIPLERTSVPYSLSTALGSASDMAAKLDAESIDRLLTEAAKVELPDQKQMGRMLADLRKVSAGLNDAWPDVGALIEGGEKLTGTLAKKDEQLAQLLEYGESLLDELAQRRSELATVLGSGSRVVKSLDEVLTKHRKQLETVLDDFHLTMETMTGENLPSLNTAFAWFGPAFYGMSTSGSREGRWMEGGFVGFGPVQPGVVGPQPNFNPPNYPLVPTGQVDE; from the coding sequence ATGAACCGCTGGAAGGGCTTCTTCTCCCGCTCGTTCCGGGACCGCGACCCCGTGACGATCGCCGTCGTGACGATCCCGGCGCTGGCCGCCGTGGTGCTCGCGACCTACGCCTACGGGTCGCTCGGCGTCCTGCGGGGCGGCTACACGGTCAGCGGCGTGTTCGCCGGCACGGGCGGCATCCGGGAGGGCGCCGAGGTGCGGCTGGCCGGGGTGAAGGTCGGCGAGATCACCGGCATCACCCCCGACTTCGGCCGGGGCCACGTCGTCATCTCCTGGAACGTCGACGCCGGGGTCGAGCTGGGCCCGCGGATGCACGCCGACATCCGGCTGTCGAACCTGCTCGGCGGCCATTTCCTCCGGCTGTCGGGCCCGGTCGTCGAGCCGTACCTGGAATCCCGGCCGGACGGCGGACGGCGGATCCCGCTGGAGCGCACGAGCGTCCCGTACTCGCTGAGCACCGCGCTGGGTTCGGCGTCCGACATGGCGGCCAAGCTGGACGCCGAGTCGATCGACAGGCTGCTGACGGAGGCGGCGAAGGTCGAGCTGCCGGACCAGAAGCAGATGGGGCGGATGCTGGCGGACCTGCGGAAGGTCAGCGCCGGGCTGAACGACGCGTGGCCGGACGTCGGCGCGCTCATCGAGGGCGGCGAGAAGCTCACCGGCACCCTCGCGAAGAAGGACGAGCAGCTCGCGCAGCTGCTGGAGTACGGCGAGAGCCTCCTGGACGAGCTGGCGCAGCGCCGATCCGAGCTCGCGACGGTACTCGGCAGCGGCAGCAGGGTCGTCAAGAGCCTCGACGAGGTTCTCACGAAGCATCGGAAACAGCTGGAGACGGTGCTCGACGACTTCCACCTCACCATGGAGACGATGACCGGCGAGAACCTTCCGTCGCTGAACACCGCCTTCGCCTGGTTCGGCCCGGCCTTCTACGGCATGAGCACCAGCGGCAGCCGCGAGGGCCGGTGGATGGAGGGCGGGTTCGTCGGATTCGGCCCGGTCCAGCCCGGCGTGGTCGGCCCCCAGCCGAACTTCAACCCGCCGAACTACCCCCTCGTGCCGACGGGACAGGTCGACGAATGA
- a CDS encoding MCE family protein — MTGDTTERTTGRATRRAMGATMGRPRSATALVTAALVLALSSCNVLTGPFSSSGSYHVTAYFVRAVSFYPGSQVQVMGIDVGTVKSVTPVNGTVRVVAEIDENVPLPATANAAIVPLSLIGERTLTFAPAWRPGMPRLADGAVLRTERTQVPVEVNEALQSFGRLIDSFDPAKADAALGTAAGSLDGNGAAFNQAFQEAGQLMNNLAGKDERLLEIARNLNRLAGVVKGREKTLGELVEHFSQASTMLASERQSIRTLVQEIADLVERGEELIDKYRNTLPGDLAKLAQLSLMIQGNADRLGRLLQALPGIGFQFVNAYNPEKRSITLRVTLDNFLRSYVAAILHEPTINENVPCPLPPPYSNCQ, encoded by the coding sequence ATGACAGGCGACACGACAGAGCGGACGACGGGACGCGCGACGCGACGCGCCATGGGCGCGACGATGGGCCGGCCCCGGTCCGCGACGGCGCTCGTCACGGCGGCGCTGGTGCTGGCCCTCAGCTCCTGCAACGTCCTGACCGGCCCGTTCTCCTCCTCGGGGAGCTACCACGTCACCGCCTACTTCGTCCGCGCGGTCTCCTTCTATCCGGGTTCCCAGGTGCAGGTGATGGGCATCGACGTCGGCACGGTCAAGTCCGTCACCCCCGTGAACGGCACGGTCCGCGTCGTCGCGGAGATCGACGAGAACGTGCCGCTGCCCGCGACGGCGAACGCGGCGATCGTCCCGCTCAGCCTGATCGGCGAGCGGACGCTGACGTTCGCCCCCGCGTGGCGTCCCGGCATGCCGCGGCTCGCCGACGGCGCCGTCCTGCGGACCGAGCGGACGCAGGTGCCGGTCGAGGTCAACGAGGCCCTCCAGTCGTTCGGCAGGCTCATCGATAGCTTCGACCCGGCGAAGGCCGACGCCGCGCTGGGCACCGCCGCCGGCAGCCTCGACGGCAACGGGGCCGCGTTCAACCAGGCCTTCCAGGAGGCCGGGCAGCTGATGAACAACCTCGCCGGGAAGGACGAGCGGCTCCTGGAGATCGCCCGCAACCTGAACCGGCTGGCCGGAGTCGTCAAGGGCCGGGAGAAGACGCTCGGCGAGCTGGTCGAGCACTTCTCCCAGGCGTCCACGATGCTGGCGAGCGAACGGCAGAGCATCCGCACGCTGGTGCAGGAGATCGCCGATCTCGTCGAGCGCGGCGAGGAGCTGATCGACAAGTACCGCAACACGCTGCCGGGCGACCTGGCGAAGCTCGCGCAGCTGTCGCTGATGATCCAGGGGAACGCCGACCGGCTCGGCCGGCTGCTGCAGGCGCTGCCCGGCATCGGCTTCCAGTTCGTCAACGCCTACAACCCGGAGAAACGGTCGATCACCCTCCGGGTCACCCTCGACAACTTCCTGCGGTCCTACGTGGCCGCGATCCTCCACGAGCCCACGATCAACGAGAACGTGCCGTGCCCGCTCCCGCCCCCCTACTCCAACTGCCAGTAG
- a CDS encoding MCE family protein gives MRFLLFAGVLVLTGSLSGCSLQTLTATAGPLTLTAEFTDVQNLVSGHSVKIADVEVGSVSGVALVGGGTAGYRARVTMSIKDGVEIPTGTAAKVTVTSLLGENYVQLEPPQGRPLNQGPFLKNNARVASAGTSPGFEDIVGGAAPLVGALAAGDAPGLVHTAATALSGRGPKMNAMIGDAATLVATFEKHRGELARAVDDLAGLGEKLAAHEESLGRLPGRLAETTQVLADDREKILTAVRSLSDMAKTVNDTVLIGYTDELRGIVERLGPSMRVLADDRTKLGTLITRLQEFVDRMPRQVYNGQLLTYAVINFDGSATRAGAESPSTLADLVDMLGPGR, from the coding sequence GTGAGATTCCTTCTCTTCGCCGGGGTCCTCGTGCTGACCGGCAGCCTGTCCGGGTGCTCCCTGCAGACGCTCACCGCGACCGCCGGCCCGCTCACCCTCACCGCCGAGTTCACGGACGTGCAGAACCTCGTCTCCGGCCACAGCGTGAAGATCGCGGACGTCGAGGTCGGCTCGGTCTCGGGCGTCGCCCTGGTGGGCGGCGGGACCGCGGGCTACCGCGCCCGGGTCACCATGTCGATCAAGGACGGGGTCGAGATCCCCACCGGGACGGCCGCCAAGGTCACGGTGACGTCCCTGCTGGGCGAGAACTACGTACAGCTCGAACCGCCGCAGGGCAGACCGCTGAACCAGGGGCCGTTCTTGAAGAACAACGCCCGGGTCGCCTCGGCGGGGACGAGTCCCGGCTTCGAGGACATCGTCGGCGGGGCCGCCCCGCTGGTCGGGGCGCTGGCCGCGGGCGACGCGCCGGGGCTCGTCCACACCGCCGCCACCGCCCTCTCCGGGCGCGGACCGAAGATGAACGCGATGATCGGCGACGCCGCGACGCTGGTGGCGACCTTCGAGAAGCATCGCGGGGAACTCGCCCGGGCCGTCGACGACCTGGCCGGCCTGGGCGAGAAACTCGCCGCGCACGAGGAATCGCTGGGCCGGCTGCCGGGCCGGCTGGCCGAGACCACGCAGGTGCTCGCCGACGACCGCGAGAAGATTCTGACCGCGGTGCGGTCGCTGTCCGACATGGCGAAGACCGTGAACGACACGGTGCTGATCGGGTACACCGACGAGCTGCGCGGGATCGTGGAGCGGCTCGGCCCGTCCATGCGGGTGCTGGCCGACGACCGGACGAAACTCGGCACCCTGATCACCCGCCTGCAGGAGTTCGTCGACCGGATGCCCCGGCAGGTGTACAACGGGCAGCTCCTCACCTACGCGGTGATCAACTTCGACGGCTCGGCCACCCGGGCGGGCGCCGAGTCGCCGTCGACGCTCGCCGACCTCGTCGACATGCTGGGACCCGGCCGATGA
- a CDS encoding MlaD family protein, with amino-acid sequence MSRRGRLGRVQLNLVVFALLGVVLTVWAVRNVLELDPFSRPYRITAQFERSPGLQAGFDVTYLGVAVGEIGAVRLEKGKVVVDLVIDKGEHVPRGATAAAGLKSAIGEPYVDLAPARGRLDAPPMRPGEVIPLSRTSVSRTYGDLFDAVTDAVNGLDPKNLRVLTRELADGLEGRGDTLRVTVDGASRLAGTFAEDTRVLDELIGNLSTLTGTLAGVRGELGTGVAATAGVTSSLADLEKDLARIRDGSPDLVAKFARLLRDSEAAAKCTLGSLGGALPVLLSDGNVAALDEGLAWSPELAKAMRGAVTFVNGEPNLNINFVITPGPVEGAVEYRNLAPLPDIRRIPECTGIELPERQKPPKPGATATATPRAGGDPATVAQDSAPVRNSAEHGRDDGTPWLVYLPPVVAGLILLRVVMSMLGATWRPTWRRRNR; translated from the coding sequence ATGAGCCGCCGCGGCCGGCTCGGCCGCGTCCAGCTCAACCTCGTGGTCTTCGCGCTCCTCGGCGTCGTCCTGACGGTGTGGGCGGTGCGCAACGTGCTCGAACTCGACCCGTTCTCGCGCCCGTACCGGATCACCGCGCAGTTCGAGCGGTCGCCGGGTCTGCAGGCCGGCTTCGACGTGACCTACCTCGGCGTCGCGGTCGGGGAGATCGGCGCGGTCCGGCTGGAGAAGGGCAAGGTGGTGGTCGACCTCGTCATCGACAAGGGCGAGCACGTCCCGCGGGGCGCGACCGCCGCCGCCGGGCTCAAGTCCGCGATCGGCGAACCCTACGTGGACCTCGCGCCGGCGCGGGGGCGGCTCGACGCGCCGCCGATGCGTCCCGGCGAGGTCATCCCGCTGTCCCGGACGAGCGTGTCCCGGACGTACGGCGACCTGTTCGACGCCGTGACCGACGCCGTCAACGGGCTCGACCCGAAGAACCTGCGCGTCCTCACGCGGGAGCTGGCGGACGGGCTGGAGGGCCGCGGCGACACGCTCCGCGTCACCGTCGACGGCGCCTCGCGGCTCGCCGGCACGTTCGCGGAGGACACGCGCGTCCTGGACGAGCTGATCGGCAACCTGAGCACGCTGACCGGCACCCTCGCGGGGGTGCGCGGCGAACTCGGGACGGGCGTCGCCGCGACCGCCGGGGTCACCTCGTCGCTCGCCGACCTCGAGAAGGACCTCGCCCGGATCCGGGACGGCTCCCCCGACCTGGTGGCGAAGTTCGCGCGGCTGCTGCGCGACTCCGAGGCGGCCGCCAAGTGCACGCTCGGCTCGCTCGGCGGGGCGCTGCCGGTGCTGCTGTCCGACGGCAACGTCGCCGCGCTCGACGAGGGGCTGGCCTGGTCGCCGGAGCTCGCGAAGGCCATGCGGGGCGCGGTCACGTTCGTCAACGGAGAGCCGAACCTCAACATCAACTTCGTGATCACGCCGGGCCCGGTCGAGGGCGCCGTCGAGTACCGCAACCTCGCGCCGCTGCCCGATATCCGGCGCATCCCCGAGTGCACGGGGATCGAGCTGCCCGAGCGGCAGAAACCGCCGAAACCCGGGGCGACGGCGACGGCGACGCCGCGAGCGGGCGGCGATCCGGCCACGGTCGCGCAGGACTCGGCCCCGGTGCGAAACAGCGCCGAGCACGGCCGCGACGACGGCACGCCGTGGCTCGTCTACCTGCCGCCCGTCGTGGCGGGCCTGATCCTGCTGCGCGTCGTCATGAGCATGCTCGGGGCGACCTGGCGCCCGACCTGGAGGAGGAGGAACCGATGA
- a CDS encoding TetR/AcrR family transcriptional regulator gives MRTHGWRGDPPRDDDEARRRIIEAMIRCVSRHGARKVGFTQVAEDLGVTRATVYRYYRNLDELMEATGIAAAGEFEARMAAQVDSLTGPAEILVEVFARAVEELPREPYVGMQLATGHTIGLASAILSDVALAEMKTFLTRLKIDWAALGYDDAELAGLAEFFMRMLLSFLAAPEATRADPRPFLRRWLVPGLMSGPLAAAAQETYRAS, from the coding sequence ATGCGCACGCACGGCTGGCGGGGCGACCCTCCTCGTGACGACGACGAGGCCCGGCGGCGGATCATCGAGGCCATGATCCGCTGCGTCTCCCGGCACGGCGCGCGCAAGGTCGGCTTCACACAGGTCGCCGAGGATCTCGGCGTCACTCGCGCGACCGTGTACCGGTACTACCGCAACCTCGACGAGCTGATGGAGGCCACCGGTATCGCCGCCGCGGGCGAGTTCGAGGCGCGGATGGCCGCGCAGGTCGACTCGCTGACCGGCCCGGCCGAGATCCTCGTCGAGGTGTTCGCACGGGCCGTGGAGGAACTCCCCCGCGAACCGTACGTCGGGATGCAGCTCGCCACGGGTCACACCATCGGCCTCGCCTCCGCCATCCTCTCCGACGTCGCGCTCGCCGAGATGAAGACCTTCCTCACCCGGTTGAAGATCGACTGGGCGGCGCTCGGCTACGACGACGCCGAGCTGGCGGGCCTCGCCGAGTTCTTCATGCGCATGCTGCTGTCCTTTCTCGCGGCGCCCGAGGCGACCCGCGCCGATCCGCGACCGTTCCTGCGCCGCTGGCTCGTGCCGGGCCTCATGTCCGGGCCCCTCGCCGCCGCGGCCCAGGAGACGTACCGGGCGTCCTGA
- a CDS encoding cytochrome P450: protein MPTDEPLYWDPYDTRFTQDPYPTYKRLRDEAPLYYNEKHDFYAVSRYADIERGLPDWRTFSSARGGILEMVKSGIEMPPGTLIFEDPEIHDVHRRLLIRVFTPRRIAELEPQVRDYCVRTLDPLVGAGDFDLIRSVSAELPMRVIGMLLGIPEADQEAIRDSADESLRTEAGGQMDVQNQQIMSGDLFRDYIEWRAKNPSDDLMTRLLTTEFEDEDGKTRTLTHDEAIVYTTVVAGAGNETTGRLIGWLGSVLAQNPDQRQALVDDPSLIPGAIEEVLRYEPPGPFIARYVTQDVEYHGRTIPEGSAMMFMVAAANRDENRYRDPDRFDVRRKIGQQLTFGLGVHYCLGAALARLEGRVALEEILRRFPRWDVDWDGAKLAQTSTVRGWETLPLIIG from the coding sequence GTGCCGACCGACGAGCCGCTCTACTGGGACCCGTACGACACTCGGTTCACCCAGGACCCCTATCCGACCTACAAGCGGCTCCGGGACGAGGCGCCGCTGTACTACAACGAGAAGCACGACTTCTACGCGGTGAGCCGGTACGCCGACATCGAGCGCGGCCTGCCCGACTGGCGGACGTTCTCCTCGGCGCGCGGCGGGATCCTGGAGATGGTCAAGTCCGGCATCGAGATGCCGCCCGGGACGCTCATCTTCGAGGACCCCGAGATCCACGACGTGCACCGGCGGCTGCTCATCCGGGTGTTCACCCCGCGCCGGATCGCCGAACTGGAACCGCAGGTGCGCGACTACTGCGTCCGCACCCTCGACCCGCTCGTCGGCGCCGGCGACTTCGACCTGATCCGCTCGGTCAGCGCGGAACTGCCGATGCGGGTGATCGGGATGCTGCTGGGCATCCCCGAGGCCGACCAGGAGGCCATCCGCGACTCCGCCGACGAGAGCCTGCGCACCGAGGCCGGCGGCCAGATGGACGTCCAGAACCAGCAGATCATGAGCGGCGACCTCTTCCGCGACTACATCGAATGGCGCGCGAAGAACCCGTCGGACGACCTCATGACCCGTCTGCTGACCACGGAGTTCGAGGACGAGGACGGCAAGACCCGCACGCTCACCCACGACGAGGCCATCGTCTACACCACCGTCGTCGCGGGCGCGGGCAACGAGACCACCGGACGGCTCATCGGCTGGCTCGGCTCCGTGCTCGCCCAGAACCCCGACCAGCGGCAGGCGCTCGTGGACGACCCGTCGCTGATCCCCGGCGCGATCGAGGAGGTGCTGCGCTACGAGCCGCCCGGCCCGTTCATCGCCCGGTACGTCACGCAGGACGTGGAGTACCACGGGCGGACGATCCCGGAGGGCAGCGCGATGATGTTCATGGTCGCCGCCGCCAACCGCGACGAGAACCGCTATCGCGACCCCGACCGGTTCGACGTCCGCCGCAAGATCGGCCAGCAGCTGACCTTCGGCCTCGGCGTCCACTACTGCCTCGGCGCCGCGCTCGCCCGGCTCGAGGGACGGGTGGCGCTGGAGGAGATCCTGCGCCGTTTCCCCCGGTGGGACGTGGACTGGGACGGCGCCAAGCTCGCGCAGACCTCGACCGTCCGGGGCTGGGAGACCCTGCCGCTGATCATCGGCTGA
- a CDS encoding mycofactocin-coupled SDR family oxidoreductase: MPGRLEGKVAFITGAARGQGRSHAVRLAQEGADIIAVDVCKQIDTVPIPMSTPEDLQETVAQVEATGRKIVAAEADVRDLDALKAVVDDGVGRLGRLDVIVANAGLAASGDEIHKMDAKLWHDSIDVNLTGVWHTGKAAIQHIIDGGRGGAIVLTSSVGGLKAHPNIANYVASKHGVVGLMRSMAVELAQYNIRVNSVHPTQVNTPMLMNDMTYRMFRPDLENPTQEDMAPISQMMNALPVPWVEAEDISNAVLFLVSDDSRYITGVPLPIDAGSMLK, encoded by the coding sequence ATGCCCGGACGACTCGAAGGCAAGGTGGCCTTCATCACCGGCGCCGCGCGCGGCCAGGGACGCAGCCACGCGGTGCGGCTCGCGCAGGAGGGCGCCGACATCATCGCCGTCGACGTCTGCAAGCAGATCGACACCGTCCCCATCCCCATGTCCACCCCCGAGGACCTCCAGGAGACCGTCGCACAGGTCGAGGCGACCGGCCGCAAGATCGTCGCGGCCGAGGCGGACGTCCGCGACCTCGACGCGCTGAAGGCGGTGGTCGACGACGGCGTCGGGCGGCTCGGCCGGCTCGACGTCATCGTGGCCAACGCGGGCCTCGCCGCCAGCGGCGACGAGATCCACAAGATGGACGCGAAACTCTGGCACGACTCGATCGACGTCAACCTCACCGGCGTGTGGCACACCGGCAAGGCCGCGATCCAGCACATCATCGACGGCGGCCGCGGCGGCGCGATCGTCCTGACCAGCTCCGTCGGCGGCCTGAAGGCCCACCCGAACATCGCCAACTACGTCGCGTCCAAGCACGGCGTCGTCGGCCTGATGCGCTCCATGGCGGTGGAGCTCGCGCAGTACAACATCCGGGTCAACTCGGTGCACCCCACGCAGGTGAACACGCCGATGCTGATGAACGACATGACGTACCGGATGTTCCGCCCCGACCTGGAGAACCCGACCCAGGAGGACATGGCGCCCATCTCGCAGATGATGAACGCGCTCCCCGTCCCGTGGGTGGAGGCCGAGGACATCAGCAACGCGGTCCTCTTCCTGGTCTCCGACGACAGCCGCTACATCACCGGCGTGCCGCTGCCGATCGACGCGGGCTCGATGCTCAAGTAG
- a CDS encoding (2Fe-2S)-binding protein produces the protein MPDADIRMRVNGVTRRATVPPRLTLADYLREHCGLTGTHLGCEHGVCGACTVLLDGEAVRACLVFAVQADDADVTTVEGIAAPDGELSPVQAAFRDNHGLQCGFCTPGFVLSVTALLRDNPDPTDEEIREGLSGNLCRCTGYQGILKAVRAAAGTAAGGAAAAEEPR, from the coding sequence ATGCCTGACGCCGACATCCGGATGCGGGTCAACGGCGTGACCCGCCGCGCGACCGTCCCGCCCCGGCTCACCCTCGCCGACTACCTGCGGGAACACTGCGGGCTCACCGGCACGCACCTGGGCTGCGAGCACGGGGTGTGCGGCGCGTGCACGGTCCTGCTGGACGGCGAGGCCGTGCGCGCCTGCCTGGTGTTCGCCGTCCAGGCCGACGACGCGGACGTCACCACGGTCGAGGGCATCGCCGCGCCCGACGGGGAGCTGTCGCCCGTCCAGGCGGCGTTCCGCGACAACCACGGGCTGCAGTGCGGCTTCTGCACCCCCGGATTCGTCCTCTCGGTCACCGCGCTGCTGCGCGACAACCCCGACCCGACCGACGAGGAGATCCGCGAGGGCCTGTCGGGGAACCTGTGCCGCTGCACCGGCTACCAGGGCATCCTCAAGGCCGTCCGGGCGGCGGCGGGGACCGCCGCGGGCGGCGCGGCCGCCGCCGAAGAACCCCGTTGA
- a CDS encoding FAD binding domain-containing protein, with amino-acid sequence MKPAAFDYHAPADAAEAVALLSGLGEDAKIIAGGQSLVPMLALRLAVPEHLVDLRRADGLRGIERRDGVLRIGACTTQAMIERSAEVARDVPLLARATPLIGHFQIRNRGTIGGSLAHADAAAEYPAVALALGARIQARSPRGERTVPADRFFTGMWTTELAEDELLTAVDFPVRDGRAGFAIEEFARRGGDFAIAGAAVAVELDGDDRVRRCGIGLFGLGSTPLRAAAAEASVTGAAVAGIDADEVGRAAVAESGSVPADLHASADHRRHVGAVVVTRAWRRAVQEAAHA; translated from the coding sequence ATGAAACCGGCGGCGTTCGACTACCACGCACCGGCCGACGCCGCCGAGGCCGTCGCGCTGCTGTCCGGCCTCGGCGAGGACGCGAAGATCATCGCCGGGGGCCAGAGCCTCGTCCCGATGCTCGCGCTGCGCCTGGCGGTCCCCGAGCACCTGGTCGACCTGCGCAGGGCGGACGGACTGCGCGGCATCGAGCGGCGCGACGGCGTCCTGCGGATCGGCGCCTGCACCACCCAGGCGATGATCGAGCGGTCCGCCGAGGTGGCCCGCGACGTCCCGCTGCTCGCCCGCGCGACCCCGCTGATCGGGCACTTCCAGATCCGCAACCGCGGCACGATCGGCGGGTCGCTGGCGCACGCCGACGCCGCCGCCGAGTACCCGGCGGTCGCCCTGGCGCTCGGGGCGCGGATCCAGGCGCGGTCGCCGCGCGGCGAGCGGACCGTCCCCGCCGACCGGTTCTTCACCGGCATGTGGACCACCGAACTCGCGGAGGACGAACTGCTGACGGCGGTCGACTTCCCCGTCCGGGACGGACGCGCCGGGTTCGCGATCGAGGAGTTCGCCCGCCGCGGCGGCGACTTCGCGATCGCGGGCGCCGCCGTCGCCGTCGAACTCGACGGCGACGACCGGGTCCGCCGCTGCGGCATCGGCCTGTTCGGGCTCGGTTCGACGCCGCTGCGCGCCGCCGCGGCGGAGGCGTCCGTCACCGGCGCCGCCGTCGCCGGCATCGACGCCGACGAGGTGGGGCGCGCCGCCGTGGCCGAGTCCGGCTCGGTCCCGGCCGACCTGCACGCGTCCGCCGACCACCGCAGACACGTCGGGGCCGTCGTGGTGACGCGCGCCTGGCGACGAGCCGTCCAGGAGGCCGCCCATGCCTGA